From a single Lolium rigidum isolate FL_2022 chromosome 7, APGP_CSIRO_Lrig_0.1, whole genome shotgun sequence genomic region:
- the LOC124676614 gene encoding uncharacterized protein LOC124676614, with translation MAAALRLLLRQHAAPPRPPMLRSLFPAPYSKTAAAAATASLPSVCRAPLHPPTLREVTPRKAPPTPKGEPRCCKTVPSTMSDSTKSLLDKLKDLRDSKKSLQDMERNIEEHDAMVRKGLQDRKVANALFRKRLDDLRELLAKIRNKRDYSAKMDAMYRRLEDGYDRDWAIQEAKVRLSDEQFEVLLKKREDYADALRRYHELERSTMEQVEKVKKVAKVGAAVGLVGGLLLILAKM, from the exons atggcggcggctcTCCGCCTCCTACTCCGCCAGCACGCagctccgccgcggccgccgatgCTGCGTTCTCTGTTCCCTGCGCCTTACTCCAAG actgccgccgccgctgccaccgctAGCCTCCCGTCCGTGTGCCGGGCGCCCCTGCACCCTCCCACTCTGAGGGAGGTTACTCCAAGGAAGGCTCCTCCAACTCCAAAG GGCGAACCGCGTTGCTGCAAAACTGTTCCAAGTACCATGAGTGACAGTACAAAGTCATTGCTGGATAAACTGAAGGATCTCAGGGATAGTAAGAAGTCATTGCAAGACATGGAAAGGAATATTGAGGAGCATGATGCAATGGTAAGGAAGGGGCTGCAAGACCGTAAGGTTGCTAATGCTTTGTTCAGAAAACGCCTGGATGACCTTAGGGAACTTCTTGCCAAAATACGCAATAAGAGAGATTATTCTGCCAAAATGGATGCAATGTACCGCAGATTGGAGGATGGCTATGACAGAGATTGGGCCATTCAGGAAGCTAAGGTTCGTTTGTCCGATGAACAATTTGAAGTGCTACTTAAAAAGCGTGAGGACTATGCTGATGCTTTGAG GCGGTATCATGAATTGGAAAGATCCACCATGGAGCAGGTGGAGaaggtgaagaaggttgcaaaagTGGGTGCCGCTGTTGGCCTTGTGGGAGGGCTTCTGCTGATACTGGCAAAGATGTAG